The genomic interval GCGGGGCCTGTGGACGGCTGTTTTCATCTATCTGCTATTTGCCATTACCGACATCATTCTGGTGCCCGACGTCGCCTTTTACACCATAATCGCAAGAGTTATCGTCGTCCTGACGTCCCTGCTGACGCTCGAAATTCAATTGCGCATGGGCGCGAGCACCGCAGCACTTGACCTCACCTGCGCCACTGCGCTCGTCATGGGCTATATTGGCTGGCTTGTGCCCTCGCTCTTGACCGACAATCTCGAAAACATGTCCTATTACATGGTTTTCGGGGCGATCTTCATGATGGGCGCCAATCTGTTTTTCACCTTCCGCTTCCATCTTTCGCTCGTGTCATCGGGCATCATTCTCGTCACCTACTTTCTGGCGGCGACGCAGTTTCCCGAAGATGCGTTCTACAAGCTCGCTTTCGGCACCTTCTATATCTCCTGCTTCGTCTTCACCTCTTACGTGAACTGGAACCTGAACCGGGAACGCTACCACGTTTTTCTCAACGCACTGGAAGCCAAGGCCCAGCAGAAAGCGGCGGACGAGCGCGGGCAGGCGCTGTTGCGGCTTTCAAATACCGATTCCCTGACAGGCCTGCAGAACCGCCGCGCCATCGACCAGCATCTGCGCCTGTTGTGGGACAATTGGAGCAAGAAGGGGGAAGGTTTCGCCGTCTTTCTGATCGACGTGGATTTCTTCAAGAAATACAATGATCGCTACGGCCACCAGGAAGGCGACAAGTGCCTCGTGACGGTGGGCAACGCCCTGCAGGACGCGATCATCGACCATGGCGCCTCCATCGGCCGTTATGGCGGTGAGGAGTTCATCGTACTCGCTCCGTTCAAGTCCAGACAGCAGGTGGGTGAGCTTGCCGAAACCATCCGCCACACCGTCGAAGACCTGTCGCTTTCGCACGATCAGCGCCGGGACGGAACCTTCATCGTCACCGTCAGCATTGGCGCGTCTTTCACCCGTCCCAATCCGGATGGCAAGCTCGAAAAGATCATCAACGAGGCCGACCGGGCGCTTTATATCGCCAAGGCCAATGGCCGCAATTGCATGAAGCTGTTCGATCCGGACGATCCGCAGACCAGCGACGAAACCGAAAATATCGCCGCACTTCTGAAAATCGCTGTCGCGGAAAACCTCGTTTCTCTCGTCTATCAGCCGATCCTCAACATATCGACCAACGAGACGGCAGGAGCCGAAGCGTTGATGCGGCTTCGCCTGCTCGACGGTGGCTCCGTTTCGCCCGGCACCTTTATCCCGATTGCCGAACGCACCGGCACGATAATGGAGCTCGGTCTCTGGACCATAAAGACCGCCTGCCGGCAGATACTGGCCGATGACAAGGTATCGGTGGTCAGCGTCAACGTATCGCCGATGCAGCTGAAGAACCCTGGTTTTGCCACTTCGGTCGCAGCGATCCTCGTTGAGGCGGGGATTGCCGGCGGCAGGCTGGCGTTCGAGATCACCGAGGGTCTGGATATGGAGATGCATTCGGATGTATTACGCTGTCTGAACGATCTGAAGACGCTCGGCATAAATATATGGCTGGATGATTTCGGAACCGGATTTGCGGGCCTTTCCTGGCTGCGGATGACGGATTTCGATACCGTAAAGATTGACCGCTCCTTCCTGCATGACAGCAAGACACCCCGTGGCCGGGCGATGTTGCAGGACATGATCCGTCTCATCCGCAATCGCGGCCACAAGATCCTTATCGAAGGCGTAGAGACGGAAGAGCAGCTGAGACTCGTGCGCCAGCTCGAGATCGATTATGCGCAGGGTTATTATATCGGACGCCCGGTCGTCGCCAAAAGGCTGAATGTGGCGACTACCCCCTACCCGCAGCCCAAAATGCTACAGCGCCCCGCCTGACGATGCGATGGCGGTGGCAAGCCGCCGTCACCGACAGGCCCCGTCTTAGTGATATGCGGGCGGAATGATCGAGAATTTTGCCGCAAGTTCCGAAAACGCAGCACGCGTGACGGGATCGACAGGTGCGCCCTCCCTCTCCCGCTTTGCCGCTACCGCCCATTCACGATCGCCCGGCGCCATGACCTTGCAGTCCTCCCGCGCTGGCGATCCCCGCAGTACCTCGAGATAGCGTTTCATGCCCTCGTCGAACACTTCGCGCTCAAGGAAGGCTTCGGGCTTCAACGCCAGGACGAAGGCCCCAAGCCCGCGCGGCTTGGAAAAATCTGGCCCCGACATTGGGGCGATATCGAAACTGAGCTTCATGCCGCTGAGAACGGCGCTAAAGATTTCCACCATTCCCGCAAGCGCCGCTCCCTTGAAACCAAAGGCACCGCCCAGCGGAGCCAGCATTTCAACGGCATTGGGGTTCTGCGTGTCGATACCGTCGCCATCAGACGCAACTCCTTCCGGCAATTGCTGTTCCAGGCTGCGGTAAAGCAGAACCCGGTTATAGGGCACGGCGCTGGTGGCCATGTCCAAAAGCCAGGGCATGTCATCGGCTGCCGGCACGCCGACTGCAATGGGGTTGGTGCCGTGGAAACGCATCGCGCCGTCATGCAGGCGCACGAAACTGTCGGAGTTGCAAAAGGCAATGCCGATATACCCCTGCCGCGCCGCCTCCAGCACGTAAGCGCCAGCGGGGCCGAAATGCGAGGAATTCCTGATCGCAACGGCGCCGATGCCGAATTTCCCAGCAAGCGCCATGGCGCTGTCCATGGCCGCATAGGTAGCGCGGGCGCCATGGGCATGGTCGGCATCGATCGTCTCCACTGCGCCGAAGCCGGACACGCGGCTGATCTGCGGCCGCGGATTGAGACGCCCGCCTTCAAGTCCTGCGATGTAGTGAGCAAGAAGCCGAACGCCGTGGCTGTCTACGCCCAGCCGTGTGCCATGCATCATGGCGCGGGTCGCCGCATCGGCGGTTTCATCATCGGTGCCGACAGCCAGGAAAACGGAACGGCAAAACCGCTCCAGTTCATCCAGCCTTGCGAGGACAGTGATATTTTCATTGCTGTGCGACATCAGGGGAACCTCCCGATTCCAGAATCCATGCCGCACAAGCTAGTCACGGGGCGCGTTTTTGCAATCGAATATCGCGCCCCGAATGGATCAATCAGTCGTCGCCGCCAATCGCCTCGTAGGTGTCGCGCTCACCGGCGATGATGGCGCGCTTGCCGACATGGTTGGCGGGACCGACAATGCCTTCCTGCTCCATACGCTCGACCAGGGAGGCGGCACGATTGTATCCGATCGACAGGCGGCGCTGGATATAGGAGGTGGAGCATTTCTTGTCGCGCATCACCACCTTAACGGCCTTTTCATAGAGATCGTCGCTATCGTCGTCGCCCATCGATGTCTTGTCGAAGACCGCCGTTTCCTCTTCCGCCTCGTCGTCAGCCTCGTCGGCGTCTTCCGTAACGGTGCCGAGATATTCAGGCCGACCTTGGGTCTTCAGATGCGCCACGACCTTTTCCACTTCCTCGTCCGACACGAACGGACCGTGGACACGGGAGATGCGGCCGCCACCCATCATGTGCAGCATGTCGCCCTGGCCGAGCAGATGTTCGGCGCCCTGTTCGCCAAGGATGGTGCGGCTGTCGATCTTCGAGGTCACCTGGAAGGAAATGCGGGTGGGGAAGTTGGCCTTGATCGTGCCGGTAATGACATCGACCGAGGGGCGTTGGGTGGCCATGATGAGATGGATACCGGCAGCGCGCGCCATCTGCGCAAGACGCTGGATCGCGCCTTCGATCTCCTTGCCTGCGACCATCATCAGGTCGGCCATCTCGTCGACGATGACGACGATATAGGGCATGGCGGTGAGGTCCATTTCCTCCTGCTCGTAGACAGCTTCGCCGGTTGCGCGGTCGAAGCCGGTCTGCACGTTGCAGAACACCGTCTCCCCTTTGGCGCGGGCGGCAGCGGCCCTTGCGTTGTAACCGTCGATATTGCGCACACCGAGACGCGACATCTTGCGATAGCGGTCTTCCATTTCGCGTACGGCCCATTTCAGTGCCATGACCGCCTTCTTCGGATCGGTGACGACAGGGGTCAGAAGATGCGGAATGCCGTCATAGACCGAAAGCTCAAGCATCTTGGGATCGACCATGATCAGCCGGCATTCCTCCGGCTTCAACCGGTAGAGCAGCGACAGGATCATGGTGTTGATGGCGACCGACTTGCCCGAACCGGTGGTACCGGCAACGAGCAGATGCGGCATCTTCGCCAGTTCGGCGATGACAGGTTCGCCGCCAATGGTCTTGCCAAGGCAAAGGGCCAGCTTCTGGCGGGTCTCGCTGTAATCGGTCGCTTCGATAAGCTCGCGAAGATAGACCGTCTCGCGCACCGGATTGGGAAGCTCGATACCGATGACATTGCGGCCGGGCACGACGGCGACACGCGCCGAGAGCGCCGACATCGAGCGGGCGATATCGTCCGACAGGCCGATAACGCGCGAGGACTTCACGCCGGGGGCGGGCTCGAATTCGTAAAGCGTCACAACTGGGCCGGGGCGCACATCGATGATCTCACCCTTGATGCCGAAATCCTCCAGCACGCTTTCCAGTAGGCCGGCGCTTTGCTCGAGCGCCTCCGGCGTCATGGTCGTGGTCTGCTGGACGCGAGCCTGCTGCAGAAGATCGATGGAGGGGTATTCATATTCGCCGTCTGCAAAGACCGGCGCTTCCCGGAACATCGGCTGCGAGGCCTGGATGGGCGCGCGGGGCGTGAAACGCGGCTCGGCAACGATTCTTTCCGCCAGCTGAACCTGCTCAACAGGCCTCTGCGGCTCAGCAACTGCGACCGTCTCCACGACCGGCTGCGTAGCGACCTCTGGTTCAACGACCTGAGTTGGGGCTGGAATTGCAGGATGATGCACGCCGATTTCGCGGTAAAGCCTGATCGCTGAACCACCCGGAATCCTGATGACGGGCGGTACGTCCGAAAGCCGGATTGCCGGTGCGACCGGAGATGCGGATGCCAGCGTCGGGGCAATCGCAGGCGCCGTCAGCAACGGGTTTGCGAGAACGGTGCGCGCAGATGCGGTAAGGCCTTCGCCGGCGTCATCCGGCAGATCGAGCGTCATCACTTCCCAGAAAAGCTCATCCGGCAGATGGGCGGCAAAGGCGGGAATGGATGCCTGCGGCGTTGCAACCTGTTCGACAGATGCAACCGACGCGGCGGGCAGCGGCTGAACAGGTGAATCGGTTCCCGGTACCGGCGCGTCGAAGACGGCGGCTACATCAACTGGCTGAGGCGGCATCAGCGCTGCTGCAGCGGCTTCTTCCGCCTGTTTGCGCGCAAGCTCCAGTCGCAATTTGTAGGTCAGCGCCCTGGCGCCTCGCGCATCCGGCGGCTGCGGCAGAAACGGCATGCGTGGCGGTTGAATGCGCGGCTCCGGCGACTTTACGACCGTCGCAAGTGCAGGCTCCTGTACAGTAGCCTCCGGCTGCACGACCATCTCAGGCTCGGCAGTTTCAGACAGGATGTCGGTGGGTGCCTCCTCTTCCGCAAGATGCGGCGTCTCAACCGGCATGCGCCGGCTAAAGGCGCTTTCCGGCGTACGGGTGAAACGCACATTCGGGCCAAGCACGAAAGCATTCTGCCAGCCCGGCATTTCAGCGCGGCCTTCGATGGCGTCGGCAGCGCTGACATCGGCATTCGGCCGGGGCGCAACACCCGCCTTCATTGCCGCGACCTGCTCCTGACCGGCAACGGCCTTGCCGCCGGCATGACGAGCCTTATCGCTCCCCTCCCCTACGCTATTGGACGAATTCTGGAATCTGGATCGGGAGAAGCTCATGGCAGCGTGCACACTCATCATAAACGTACATATTTCGGTCTCCCTGAAATAGAAAATAAAGGTTAATTACCCCTTTCCAAACCGGGTCACGCAGGCAGAATTTCGCTTTAGCCACAGGTGAGACGTGACATACACCAGCAAGGAATCGGCACTCCAAGCCTCTATATTTATTGCGTTAAATCAGTTTTTCATCGCCGTTTTACGGCAACCGGCGCGGCTTAAGAAAAGGGGAGTGACGCCTTGAAGCATATTGTTTCCGCAAGCGGTCGCGCAACGTAAAATCATTGCTGTAAAGCCCGTGAATTAACGTGGACACTGCTGCGGTTGCAGTCTTAAGATCGGGCAGGCCGCGGCCCAGCGGAAAGGCCCGCCCGCCCTCATTCCGGAGTGAACCTCATGTCGCCTGTCCACCTGTCCCGCCGCTCGCTTCTCAAAACCTCGCTCCTTCTTGCCGCAACCACCGGACTTGCGGGCATTGCCGCCGCGCAGCAGTCAAAGCCCGGTGGGCGGTTGATCGTTGCGGCCGATTCGGAGCCGAAGAACCTCAACCCGGCCATCGTTGCCTCCAACGGCGTGTTCTATATCTCGAGCAAGATCGTTGAGCCGCTGGCGGAAGCCTCCTTCAATGGCAGGGACGGGCTGGAACCAAGGCTTGCGACGGAATGGCATGGATCGGAGGACGGTTTGAGTGCCACGTTCAAGCTGCGCGAAGGAGTGACCTGGCATGACGGCAAACCCTTCACCTCTGCAGATGTGGCCTTTTCCGCACTTTCTGTTTGGAAGCCGCTGCAAAACCTTGGGCGGCTGGTCTTTGCCAATCTTGAAAAAGTGGATACGCCTGATGACCACACGGCCATTTTCCGCTTCTCCAAGCCGACACCCTTCCAGCTCATCCGCAACGCTTTGCCGGTTGTCACCAGCGTCGTGCCGAAACATCTTTATGAAGGCAACGATATCGCCACCAATCCGGCCAATACGAAACCAGTCGGCACCGGACCTTTCGTTTTTGCGGAATATAAGCCCGGCGAATATTACCGCCTGACTCGCAATCCCAATTACTGGGGCAAGAACCAGCCGCAACTCGATGAGATCATCTATCGCGTTCTGCCCGACCGGGCGGGCGCCGCTTCTGCGCTTGAAGCCGAAGAAATCCACCTCGCTGCCTTTTCCGCCGTGCCGCTTGCCGATCTTGCCCGCATCGCGAAGGAGCCGGGCATCAAGGTCATCCCGGAGGGTTACGAAGCCCTCACCTATCAGCTCGTCGTGGAAATTAACCACCGCCGCAAGGAGCTGGCCGACCTCAAGGTCAGGAAGGCGATCGCCCACGCCATCGACAAGAAATTCGTCATCGACAAGGTCTTCCTCGGTTACGCCACTGCATCGACCGGCCCCGTACCGAAAAATGCACCCCAGTTTTACACGGGGGACGTCGAGACATACGATTTCGACGTCGCCAAGGCGAACGCCCTGCTGGACGAGGCGGGTTATGCACGCGGAGCGAACGGAACGCGATTTTCACTGAAGCTTTTGCCGGCCCCTTACTTCAATGAAACCAAGCAATTCGGTTCCTATCTTCGCCAGGCGCTACAGGAAATCGGCATCGATGCTGAGCTGGTCAACAATGATGCCGCCGCGCACCAGAAGGCCGTCTATACCGACCATGCCTTCGATCTCGCCATCGCGCCCCCGGTCTTCCGTGGCGATCCGGCGATCTCCACCACCATTCTCGTTCGCTCCGGCATTCCTGCCGGCGTCGGCTTCTCCAATCAGGGCGGCTATGAGAACAAGGCGCTCGATGCACTGATCGACAAGGCGGCGGAAACCGTGGACACGGCAGCCCGCACGGTACTCTACAAGGATTTCCAGAAGCAGGTCGCCGCCGATCTGCCGCTGATCAATGTCGCCGAATGGGGTTTCATCACGGTTGCGCGCGATACTGTCAAACACGTCGCCAGCAATCCACGCTGGGCCGTTTCCAACTGGGCGGATACGGTGGTCGGCACCTGAGGAAGCGCCGTGAGGCGCGCGGCGACATTGCTACGGCGAAGGGTGATCAGCGCCATTCCAGTGCTGCTGATCGTTCTAGTCTTTACCTTCGTGCTGCTTGAAAACGCATCCGGTGACGCGGTTGACGCCTATCTCGTCTCCATCGGTGGCGGCGACGCCGGACTGCGGGATGCCCTGCGCGAGCAATATGGTCTGAACGGTTCGGTGTTGGCCCGCTTCTGGCTTTACGCCAGCTCGGTGCTGCGACTCGATTTCGGCTGGTCGCTTGCGTTTGACCGACCGGTGCTGGGGCTGATACTCGAACGGCTGCCGAACACGCTGCTCCTGATGGGCAGTGCCACCGCACTTGCTTTCATCACCGGCACCGCGCTCGGCATCCTGGCGGGCGCCCATCCCGGCGGGTTGACCGACCGGGTACTCTCGGCCCTGTCGCTGGCGCTCTACGCCACGCCGGGGTTCTGGCTCGGCCTTGTGCTCGCCATCGTCTTTGCCGTGCAACTGAGGTGGCTGCCAACATCCGGCATCGAAACCATCGCATCCGGAAAACAGGGATTTGCAAGGGCGCTCGATATT from Agrobacterium tumefaciens carries:
- a CDS encoding putative bifunctional diguanylate cyclase/phosphodiesterase, coding for MKHTLGEVSGQQEYRRPDARFSDELLALYQQEGERSRRGSIRRGLWTAVFIYLLFAITDIILVPDVAFYTIIARVIVVLTSLLTLEIQLRMGASTAALDLTCATALVMGYIGWLVPSLLTDNLENMSYYMVFGAIFMMGANLFFTFRFHLSLVSSGIILVTYFLAATQFPEDAFYKLAFGTFYISCFVFTSYVNWNLNRERYHVFLNALEAKAQQKAADERGQALLRLSNTDSLTGLQNRRAIDQHLRLLWDNWSKKGEGFAVFLIDVDFFKKYNDRYGHQEGDKCLVTVGNALQDAIIDHGASIGRYGGEEFIVLAPFKSRQQVGELAETIRHTVEDLSLSHDQRRDGTFIVTVSIGASFTRPNPDGKLEKIINEADRALYIAKANGRNCMKLFDPDDPQTSDETENIAALLKIAVAENLVSLVYQPILNISTNETAGAEALMRLRLLDGGSVSPGTFIPIAERTGTIMELGLWTIKTACRQILADDKVSVVSVNVSPMQLKNPGFATSVAAILVEAGIAGGRLAFEITEGLDMEMHSDVLRCLNDLKTLGINIWLDDFGTGFAGLSWLRMTDFDTVKIDRSFLHDSKTPRGRAMLQDMIRLIRNRGHKILIEGVETEEQLRLVRQLEIDYAQGYYIGRPVVAKRLNVATTPYPQPKMLQRPA
- a CDS encoding Ldh family oxidoreductase; its protein translation is MSHSNENITVLARLDELERFCRSVFLAVGTDDETADAATRAMMHGTRLGVDSHGVRLLAHYIAGLEGGRLNPRPQISRVSGFGAVETIDADHAHGARATYAAMDSAMALAGKFGIGAVAIRNSSHFGPAGAYVLEAARQGYIGIAFCNSDSFVRLHDGAMRFHGTNPIAVGVPAADDMPWLLDMATSAVPYNRVLLYRSLEQQLPEGVASDGDGIDTQNPNAVEMLAPLGGAFGFKGAALAGMVEIFSAVLSGMKLSFDIAPMSGPDFSKPRGLGAFVLALKPEAFLEREVFDEGMKRYLEVLRGSPAREDCKVMAPGDREWAVAAKREREGAPVDPVTRAAFSELAAKFSIIPPAYH
- a CDS encoding DNA translocase FtsK, which codes for MMSVHAAMSFSRSRFQNSSNSVGEGSDKARHAGGKAVAGQEQVAAMKAGVAPRPNADVSAADAIEGRAEMPGWQNAFVLGPNVRFTRTPESAFSRRMPVETPHLAEEEAPTDILSETAEPEMVVQPEATVQEPALATVVKSPEPRIQPPRMPFLPQPPDARGARALTYKLRLELARKQAEEAAAAALMPPQPVDVAAVFDAPVPGTDSPVQPLPAASVASVEQVATPQASIPAFAAHLPDELFWEVMTLDLPDDAGEGLTASARTVLANPLLTAPAIAPTLASASPVAPAIRLSDVPPVIRIPGGSAIRLYREIGVHHPAIPAPTQVVEPEVATQPVVETVAVAEPQRPVEQVQLAERIVAEPRFTPRAPIQASQPMFREAPVFADGEYEYPSIDLLQQARVQQTTTMTPEALEQSAGLLESVLEDFGIKGEIIDVRPGPVVTLYEFEPAPGVKSSRVIGLSDDIARSMSALSARVAVVPGRNVIGIELPNPVRETVYLRELIEATDYSETRQKLALCLGKTIGGEPVIAELAKMPHLLVAGTTGSGKSVAINTMILSLLYRLKPEECRLIMVDPKMLELSVYDGIPHLLTPVVTDPKKAVMALKWAVREMEDRYRKMSRLGVRNIDGYNARAAAARAKGETVFCNVQTGFDRATGEAVYEQEEMDLTAMPYIVVIVDEMADLMMVAGKEIEGAIQRLAQMARAAGIHLIMATQRPSVDVITGTIKANFPTRISFQVTSKIDSRTILGEQGAEHLLGQGDMLHMMGGGRISRVHGPFVSDEEVEKVVAHLKTQGRPEYLGTVTEDADEADDEAEEETAVFDKTSMGDDDSDDLYEKAVKVVMRDKKCSTSYIQRRLSIGYNRAASLVERMEQEGIVGPANHVGKRAIIAGERDTYEAIGGDD
- a CDS encoding ABC transporter substrate-binding protein, encoding MSPVHLSRRSLLKTSLLLAATTGLAGIAAAQQSKPGGRLIVAADSEPKNLNPAIVASNGVFYISSKIVEPLAEASFNGRDGLEPRLATEWHGSEDGLSATFKLREGVTWHDGKPFTSADVAFSALSVWKPLQNLGRLVFANLEKVDTPDDHTAIFRFSKPTPFQLIRNALPVVTSVVPKHLYEGNDIATNPANTKPVGTGPFVFAEYKPGEYYRLTRNPNYWGKNQPQLDEIIYRVLPDRAGAASALEAEEIHLAAFSAVPLADLARIAKEPGIKVIPEGYEALTYQLVVEINHRRKELADLKVRKAIAHAIDKKFVIDKVFLGYATASTGPVPKNAPQFYTGDVETYDFDVAKANALLDEAGYARGANGTRFSLKLLPAPYFNETKQFGSYLRQALQEIGIDAELVNNDAAAHQKAVYTDHAFDLAIAPPVFRGDPAISTTILVRSGIPAGVGFSNQGGYENKALDALIDKAAETVDTAARTVLYKDFQKQVAADLPLINVAEWGFITVARDTVKHVASNPRWAVSNWADTVVGT
- a CDS encoding ABC transporter permease: MRRAATLLRRRVISAIPVLLIVLVFTFVLLENASGDAVDAYLVSIGGGDAGLRDALREQYGLNGSVLARFWLYASSVLRLDFGWSLAFDRPVLGLILERLPNTLLLMGSATALAFITGTALGILAGAHPGGLTDRVLSALSLALYATPGFWLGLVLAIVFAVQLRWLPTSGIETIASGKQGFARALDIARHLVLPVASLGLIYLALFLRVMRTAMAAVWPLDFVLFAKAKGLSRRRIVLRHVARNAALPLVTVLGLQAATMLGGSVVIESVFAIPGFGRLAQEAVSGRDTPLLMGIILTSAVFVILINLVVDILYAVFDPRIGSGEQQT